A stretch of the Uranotaenia lowii strain MFRU-FL chromosome 3, ASM2978415v1, whole genome shotgun sequence genome encodes the following:
- the LOC129755663 gene encoding uncharacterized protein LOC129755663, with product MLYQRYFLRMNQSNTVHIVWLLLGLIFILALIHLVFTFILQQSLQSCRGYDGGTATGGATGGDAWNSSSMVASSSPFPVAGLSTLAAASSMFREDEQQLPVAAGGLPGPGSSGISVYNETSEDDEDSGGGGKLEDTGGGGGGAGERFRSVPSEIEDDSGFAGDDAGAILLVPSSSADGDDDELSSDQVDGGGLGIFGRGKRRRYWRRRRRNHVRTSESFRSKLLPTSDDGRDNNIGEMMMGDEEAPEDHNDNVNGIVINHVGAANRRRIESNRRWRRRRRMSEEESREGCR from the exons ATGCTGTATCAGCGCTACTTTCTCCGGATGAATCAGAGCAATACGGTACACATCGTGTGGCTACTACTAGGATTAATTTTTATCTTAGCGTTAATACATCTCGTGTTCACCTTCATCCTGCAGCAGTCGCTTCAGAGCTGCCGGGGCTATGATGGGGGAACAGCTACAGGAGGAGCAACAGGAGGAG ACGCCTGGAACTCATCATCGATGGTGGCATCATCGTCGCCATTTCCGGTCGCTGGATTATCGACTTTGGCGGCAGCTTCCTCCATGTTTCGGGAGGATGAGCAACAGCTTCCGGTGGCGGCCGGCGGTCTACCAGGCCCAGGCTCTTCCGGCATTTCTGTCTACAATGAAACGTCGGAAGACGATGAAGATTCCGGCGGGGGAGGAAAGCTGGAAGACACCGGAGGAGGTGGTGGGGGCGCGGGTGAAAGATTTCGCTCGGTACCATCCGAGATCGAAGACGATAGTGGATTTGCTGGAGATGATGCTGGTGCCATCCTGCTAGTGCCCTCTTCGTCAGCAGATGGTGACGATGATGAGCTGTCATcggaccaagtcgatggaggtGGGCTGGGAATCTTTGGCCGGGGCAAACGGAGAAGATACTGGCGGCGACGAAGACGGAACCATGTTCGGACAAGTGAAAGTTTCCGTAGCAAATTGCTTCCGACTTCCGACGATGGGAGGGACAATAATATCGGCGAGATGATGATGGGGGACGAAGAAGCACCAGAGGATCATAACGATAATGTCAACGGCATCGTAATTAATCATGTGGGAGCTGCCAACAGGAGGAGGATTGAGAGCAATCGTCGATGGCGCAGACGGAGGCGGATGTCGGAGGAGGAATCCAGGGAAGGGTGCCGGTGA